In the genome of Methylophaga nitratireducenticrescens, one region contains:
- a CDS encoding hybrid sensor histidine kinase/response regulator, which yields MTQSRGNYNALTWLQDELQKSLAAALQSVQTYIDDPQQSESLSRCVEHLYQVNGTLEMLNLDGAQMLAAEMQSIAGYMRSFPEDKQNSALETLTRGLILLPTYLQKVNEKFPDNALCLLDSINELRLLRDKPAIAETDVFAPDLSISLPDSIAPNPAHTAPPLELERHKVAHVFQHLLLTWMREQDDKSLRKMRGILRHLRLQCLQEKTTLFWWVAEALLEGLAHRGIRDDSSAKQLIGKMASPIRLVCESDENSLLAGYPETLLKQLLLLVARSSSYGPLVTGVKASFGLTFYDQALQLIGHSDAALQEAQNALLEQLEELKERISQFDTAEDQADEAVNDISLQLLSMADTLTLLQHQTQSDDLHKHHKALQKCLATDKSYHNQLTSLADDLLQIEALLRKTDATDAIHRQLQKTVLTECLNELASVKELLILQSSHQTDNDETAQQNLANSLNMLAGSLDVLDIGKASQLFFSLATKFNDDASSFNTPKAQQDMAEILASAEIYLENLHRTGQVDENILQTALNTLQHFGQSDEQIDTLQLPEINFSTEDEPTAEDEKLSSVALYLRALEDKAADIDASQLSIAPADQESLVAQDISYSEEQVEALELPEIDFSADDSSEVPAEKAEPLKLSSVDLYIKALDDRETDTQTLQFEDFQPSVADLSENVTADEPLELQDYQSTDINFDQVESETSEPVAFEDQTSFSAESADSSESSDSFSSGNWQFEEHINPEIAEVFVEEANEVLDDLQQLLPIWSETPENGDLPTIRRHFHTLKGSGRMAGATTIADMAQAVEHLLNQILEDALPVSDEIMALVMEAVPEVNDCLGLFTQAQSDFTESAAALTILAQQLTEQESVLDSADEEDEDRALRDIFYQEAEQHLQNLFAETAVLQVGKVINKSMLSAAHSLKGCANIAGVKPVAIIATQLDQTFRNLYHQQQTFTEESISELNDIVMELSQLLQAVKTGEDEPDIRLLDRRIFELCPQKSEQSHTARLDPEQLVSFLEETDGLLNEYSQQLTAWQQTDSEPPLALKQTLNTLAENSVLPQLAALYQLMQRLISHPQSRSENLKALLDEALEIVNDQIEALIQHKTPADFTLFREQIRATLTAFDSVSTVEVDPEILEAFTEEAAELLVSTDRAIKQWQTEPENPAGPMQLQRDLHTLKGGARLTATMAMADLTHQVETLVLSVTDQQETPDDGFFSLLQRCQDRLTEMQEQLANRSDIPAANDLLQEIQQYSGYVLADIDNRDTLQQPASAAEQLPAEASSFNKAPADNAKSSSSQSSEKIRVRADLLDYLSNFAGEVSITRDQVTQQHGVMHQQLEEMEETVSRLHEQLRKLEIETETQILYRYEDTVQDTNTEFDPLELDRFSTIQQLSRSLTETVNDLNNISRSMGNLMRETDILLLQQSRLNTDLQQGLMHTRLLPFNSIVPRLERIVRQTNSELNKQSQLLIRGADLELDRTILDRLVAPIEHILRNAIAHGLETADERSQQGKQQSGRLKIEMQREGSEVVITIADDGQGLNIEKIKQRAIAQNLIDANNIPNEQTLIQLILTSGFSTAETISQLAGRGVGMDVVSNEIRALKGRLSISSKPGKGTQFHLRLPLTLSVMQALLISVNQQQFAVPLSAVNAGERISIQHIGELMAQEKPTYTFHGEHYDFIPLGNLLGQPLNLLENLSHQMPLLLFRSGDIKIALAVDSIDSNREIVIKSVGQQLGQISAINGATILGDGRVIFILDIPTLIEDYQAPSGTTNLQQASESFKKIEENRNPLAMIVDDSITMRKATEGLLTRLGFDVVTAKDGVDALARLYEQTPDIVLLDVEMPRMDGFEFASIIRNDSQFKHLPIIMITSRTGDKHRQRAMSIGVNAYLGKPYQDDELIISMKQQLAYKYPNEKR from the coding sequence ATGACCCAATCCAGAGGCAATTATAATGCTCTGACATGGCTGCAGGATGAATTGCAGAAGTCACTTGCTGCGGCATTACAATCCGTTCAGACCTATATTGATGATCCACAACAATCAGAATCGCTGAGCCGTTGTGTCGAGCATTTGTATCAGGTGAACGGTACGCTGGAAATGCTCAATCTGGATGGGGCACAGATGCTTGCAGCTGAAATGCAGTCCATCGCGGGTTATATGCGTTCATTCCCGGAAGATAAACAAAATTCAGCATTGGAAACGTTAACCCGTGGCTTGATTCTGTTGCCGACCTATTTACAGAAGGTGAATGAGAAGTTTCCAGACAATGCTTTGTGTCTGCTGGACTCAATAAATGAATTAAGATTATTGAGAGACAAACCCGCTATTGCTGAAACCGATGTGTTTGCCCCGGATTTATCCATCAGTCTTCCGGACAGTATTGCCCCTAACCCGGCTCACACGGCTCCCCCGCTAGAGCTGGAAAGACATAAAGTAGCGCACGTATTTCAACACTTGCTGCTGACCTGGATGCGCGAACAGGACGATAAAAGTCTGCGTAAGATGCGGGGCATTCTGCGACATCTACGACTGCAATGTTTGCAGGAAAAAACCACGCTTTTCTGGTGGGTCGCTGAGGCTCTGCTCGAAGGTCTGGCACACCGAGGCATCCGCGATGATTCCAGCGCCAAACAACTTATTGGCAAAATGGCTTCGCCAATTCGACTGGTCTGTGAAAGCGATGAGAATTCATTACTGGCCGGTTATCCTGAAACCCTGCTGAAACAGTTACTGTTACTGGTTGCCCGTTCAAGCAGCTATGGCCCTTTAGTCACCGGCGTGAAAGCGAGTTTTGGGCTGACCTTCTACGATCAGGCTTTACAATTAATTGGTCATAGCGATGCAGCATTACAGGAAGCGCAAAATGCCCTGCTCGAGCAACTTGAAGAACTGAAAGAGCGTATCAGTCAGTTTGATACGGCCGAAGACCAGGCCGATGAGGCCGTTAACGATATAAGCCTGCAACTACTGAGCATGGCGGATACGCTGACGCTTTTACAACATCAGACCCAAAGTGATGATTTACATAAACACCATAAGGCTCTGCAGAAATGCCTGGCAACTGATAAGTCCTATCATAATCAACTGACCAGTCTGGCTGACGATTTATTGCAAATCGAAGCATTGCTCAGAAAAACCGATGCCACTGACGCGATTCATCGTCAGTTACAAAAAACCGTATTAACCGAGTGTCTTAATGAGTTGGCCAGTGTTAAAGAACTTTTGATTCTTCAATCAAGCCATCAGACGGACAATGATGAAACAGCTCAGCAAAATCTGGCAAATAGCTTAAACATGCTCGCTGGCAGTCTGGATGTACTGGATATCGGTAAAGCATCACAGCTGTTTTTTTCATTGGCAACTAAGTTCAATGATGATGCTTCATCGTTTAATACTCCCAAAGCTCAACAGGATATGGCCGAAATACTAGCGTCGGCTGAAATTTATCTGGAGAATCTGCACCGAACCGGCCAGGTCGATGAAAATATTCTGCAAACAGCTCTTAATACGTTGCAACATTTTGGGCAAAGCGATGAACAAATTGACACATTGCAGCTGCCCGAGATTAATTTTTCCACTGAGGATGAACCTACCGCTGAAGATGAGAAGTTAAGTTCGGTTGCTTTGTATCTCAGAGCGCTCGAAGATAAAGCAGCTGATATCGACGCATCTCAACTCAGCATCGCTCCAGCGGATCAGGAATCTTTAGTAGCGCAAGACATCAGTTACTCAGAAGAGCAGGTTGAGGCATTGGAACTGCCCGAGATTGATTTTTCTGCCGATGATTCCAGTGAAGTCCCCGCTGAAAAAGCTGAACCTCTGAAATTGAGCTCTGTCGATTTATATATCAAGGCACTTGACGACAGGGAAACTGACACTCAAACGTTGCAGTTCGAAGATTTCCAACCGTCTGTTGCAGATCTCAGCGAGAATGTCACTGCAGATGAACCATTGGAGTTACAGGATTATCAGTCAACGGACATCAACTTTGATCAGGTAGAGTCCGAGACTTCCGAGCCAGTTGCTTTTGAAGATCAAACATCTTTTTCTGCTGAATCTGCAGACTCCTCCGAAAGTAGCGATAGCTTTAGCTCCGGAAACTGGCAATTTGAAGAGCATATCAATCCTGAAATCGCTGAAGTTTTTGTTGAAGAAGCCAATGAAGTTTTAGACGATTTGCAGCAACTACTGCCTATTTGGAGCGAAACGCCGGAAAATGGCGATCTGCCAACTATCCGCCGTCATTTTCATACCCTAAAGGGCAGTGGGCGGATGGCTGGTGCAACCACCATTGCCGATATGGCACAAGCAGTAGAACATTTATTGAATCAGATTTTAGAAGATGCTTTACCTGTATCGGATGAAATCATGGCGTTAGTCATGGAAGCCGTTCCGGAAGTGAACGACTGTTTAGGTTTATTCACTCAGGCACAATCCGATTTCACTGAATCTGCAGCAGCATTAACCATACTGGCCCAACAACTCACTGAACAGGAAAGTGTGTTGGATAGTGCCGATGAAGAGGACGAAGACAGAGCTTTACGAGATATTTTCTATCAGGAAGCAGAACAGCACCTACAAAATTTATTTGCTGAAACAGCTGTTTTACAAGTCGGCAAAGTCATTAATAAATCCATGCTCAGTGCGGCGCATTCTCTCAAAGGCTGTGCCAATATTGCTGGTGTCAAACCCGTCGCCATCATTGCCACCCAGCTCGACCAGACTTTCCGTAATCTTTACCACCAGCAACAAACGTTCACTGAAGAATCCATCAGCGAATTGAATGATATCGTAATGGAATTAAGTCAGTTGTTGCAGGCAGTGAAAACAGGGGAAGACGAGCCGGATATTCGCTTGCTGGATCGGCGAATTTTTGAACTTTGCCCGCAAAAGTCAGAACAGAGTCACACTGCGCGACTGGACCCGGAACAACTGGTCAGCTTTCTCGAGGAGACTGATGGCCTGCTTAATGAGTACAGCCAGCAACTTACTGCATGGCAGCAAACGGATAGCGAGCCTCCCTTAGCATTAAAGCAGACATTAAACACGCTCGCTGAAAATAGCGTACTACCGCAATTGGCTGCCCTTTATCAATTAATGCAACGTCTTATTTCGCATCCCCAAAGCCGAAGCGAGAATTTAAAAGCCCTGCTTGATGAAGCGTTGGAAATTGTTAATGATCAGATTGAAGCGCTAATACAGCATAAGACTCCAGCCGATTTCACCCTTTTCCGTGAACAGATTCGTGCCACTTTGACAGCGTTTGACAGTGTCTCCACGGTTGAGGTTGATCCAGAAATTCTGGAAGCGTTTACCGAAGAAGCTGCTGAATTATTAGTATCAACCGATCGTGCTATCAAACAATGGCAAACCGAACCGGAAAATCCAGCAGGCCCAATGCAGTTACAGCGCGACCTGCACACCCTTAAAGGTGGTGCAAGACTGACGGCAACCATGGCTATGGCAGATTTGACTCATCAGGTTGAAACATTGGTGCTGTCCGTTACTGACCAGCAGGAAACACCGGACGATGGTTTTTTCAGTTTGCTGCAACGCTGCCAGGATCGGCTGACCGAAATGCAGGAACAGCTGGCGAACCGGTCTGACATTCCCGCAGCCAATGATTTACTGCAGGAGATTCAACAGTATTCAGGTTATGTACTGGCAGATATTGATAACAGGGATACGCTGCAGCAACCAGCTTCTGCTGCTGAGCAACTTCCTGCCGAAGCCAGCAGCTTTAACAAAGCTCCAGCCGATAACGCTAAATCCAGCAGCTCACAAAGCTCGGAAAAAATCAGGGTAAGAGCCGACTTGTTGGATTATCTGAGCAATTTTGCCGGTGAAGTCAGCATCACTCGCGATCAGGTAACCCAGCAGCATGGTGTCATGCATCAGCAGCTCGAGGAAATGGAAGAAACCGTTTCCCGTTTACATGAGCAATTACGCAAACTGGAAATAGAAACCGAAACCCAGATCCTGTATCGCTATGAAGACACTGTTCAGGATACCAACACTGAATTTGATCCATTGGAACTGGATCGTTTTTCGACTATCCAGCAGTTATCGCGCAGTCTGACCGAAACCGTTAACGACTTGAATAATATCAGTCGTTCAATGGGTAACCTGATGCGCGAAACCGACATTTTGCTGCTGCAGCAATCCCGGCTGAATACAGATTTACAGCAGGGCTTGATGCATACCCGCCTGCTGCCATTTAATTCGATAGTGCCGCGTCTGGAACGAATAGTCCGTCAAACCAATAGTGAATTAAATAAACAATCCCAATTACTGATCCGTGGCGCAGATTTGGAACTGGACCGTACTATCTTGGATCGGCTGGTGGCACCGATAGAACATATTCTTCGCAATGCTATCGCTCATGGGCTGGAAACTGCCGACGAACGTTCACAACAGGGAAAACAACAATCGGGTCGGTTAAAGATTGAGATGCAACGTGAAGGTTCGGAAGTCGTCATTACCATTGCTGATGATGGTCAGGGGCTGAATATTGAAAAAATTAAACAGCGCGCCATCGCACAGAACCTGATTGATGCAAATAATATTCCTAATGAACAGACACTGATCCAGTTGATTCTGACATCGGGGTTCAGTACTGCCGAAACTATCTCTCAATTAGCCGGTCGTGGCGTCGGTATGGATGTTGTCAGTAACGAAATCCGGGCACTAAAAGGTCGTTTATCAATCAGTTCAAAACCTGGTAAGGGCACCCAGTTTCACCTGCGTCTGCCATTAACGTTGTCGGTTATGCAGGCATTGTTGATTTCGGTTAATCAACAGCAGTTTGCTGTGCCGCTATCAGCTGTCAACGCCGGTGAGCGTATCAGCATCCAGCATATTGGTGAGTTGATGGCTCAGGAGAAGCCTACCTATACTTTCCATGGCGAACATTATGACTTCATTCCACTCGGTAATCTGCTCGGTCAGCCTTTAAATCTACTGGAAAATCTGTCCCACCAAATGCCGTTACTGTTATTCCGTAGTGGTGATATCAAAATTGCCCTGGCCGTTGACAGTATTGATAGCAATCGGGAAATCGTTATCAAATCAGTCGGCCAACAGCTCGGACAAATTAGTGCGATCAATGGCGCAACCATCCTTGGTGACGGTCGGGTTATTTTTATCCTGGATATTCCAACGCTAATCGAGGATTACCAGGCCCCCTCCGGAACAACTAACTTGCAACAGGCCAGTGAGAGCTTTAAGAAAATTGAAGAAAATCGTAACCCACTGGCAATGATTGTGGATGATTCGATTACTATGCGTAAAGCAACGGAAGGCCTGTTAACCCGCCTTGGTTTTGACGTGGTGACGGCGAAAGACGGTGTTGATGCACTGGCTCGATTATATGAACAAACACCTGATATCGTGTTGCTCGATGTGGAAATGCCCCGAATGGATGGCTTTGAATTCGCCTCGATTATTCGTAACGATTCGCAATTTAAACACTTGCCAATCATTATGATCACTTCCCGTACCGGTGATAAACACCGTCAACGAGCGATGAGCATCGGTGTGAATGCCTACCTTGGTAAGCCCTATCAGGATGATGAGTTGATTATTTCGATGAAACAACAACTCGCCTATAAATATCCTAACGAAAAGCGTTGA
- a CDS encoding chemotaxis protein CheW, whose protein sequence is MQKEKDFIHCMLIPLRQHYLLLPNPTIAEVIPLPRLTDSDINSSWCIGQFFWRDMPLEVIDLETLIGSGQQNNRQINKLCVINGINSDAKIKHYAVACCGAPQLITINETALQPTHDIVDSDWLHCQIKIGSNVAFIPKLDNIETHLQNSLSGNTISDNLL, encoded by the coding sequence ATGCAGAAAGAAAAAGATTTTATTCATTGCATGTTGATTCCATTACGGCAGCATTATTTGTTGTTACCGAATCCAACGATTGCCGAAGTTATTCCGCTGCCTCGTCTGACTGATAGTGATATCAACTCATCCTGGTGTATCGGCCAGTTTTTCTGGCGTGATATGCCATTAGAAGTGATTGATTTGGAAACGCTGATTGGAAGTGGCCAACAAAACAATCGTCAAATCAATAAACTCTGCGTGATCAACGGCATCAACAGCGACGCTAAAATCAAACATTATGCCGTTGCCTGCTGTGGGGCGCCCCAACTTATCACCATCAATGAAACTGCTTTGCAACCCACGCATGATATTGTCGATTCGGACTGGCTTCACTGCCAGATTAAGATCGGATCCAATGTCGCTTTTATTCCAAAACTAGACAATATTGAAACTCATCTGCAAAACAGCTTGTCGGGTAATACAATCTCTGACAATTTGCTTTAA
- a CDS encoding transglycosylase SLT domain-containing protein → MKNQIRIAILLMLAVFLPIQAVTAASDINQQRKLYQQAKKALQTHQLTQFRQLQAQLEGYPLQEYLDYLYLQHRINDTEAANIKRFLQTREDSFFKARLRGAWLDKLAGSQQWQQYLEFYQVPQSAARECHYARALIATNQQQAAAEAFEKLWLVAASQDKACDAVFHHAEQRGWLTDELRWQRLLLALRNQQFALANYLAKTVKQSATAQAWTKRWEDIHKNPVSLLSQLPAPAPAQGVSLAQDVAMAREIIVYGLKRLARNDPAKAHYHWTRLENSYQFSTDERHDIQGSIGLWAALDRDDKALYYYGDTPNHPWRVRAALWQQNWPEVQKAIASLDEHTRQEARWQYWLARSMAELGERTEAEAIWRTLVDERDYYAFLAADKVDAEYAMNHHPIVAEPEYRNSIITMESVQRMREFYLQDELLDARREAYFLQQTLTPRELQIVATETHKWGWHNQTIALLGTARYWDALDLRFPVLYDTEMRQASADVGVDASWLLAIARQESAFNPRARSHAGAMGLMQVMPATGKQVGRWLNKPLKQDSELYHPPRNIEMGSFYIRRMQDQFQNNPILATAAYNAGPHRVSRWLPEQTMPADIWVENIPFTETRRYVRTVFSYAATYDFQRKQTIKRMSERMPAVRPKNP, encoded by the coding sequence ATGAAAAATCAAATTCGCATTGCAATATTGCTGATGCTTGCCGTTTTTTTGCCTATTCAGGCAGTGACTGCAGCATCTGACATCAATCAACAGCGCAAGCTTTATCAGCAAGCCAAAAAAGCGCTGCAAACACATCAGCTGACGCAGTTTCGTCAACTGCAGGCTCAACTGGAAGGTTATCCGTTGCAGGAATATCTGGACTATTTATATCTGCAACATCGGATAAACGATACCGAAGCAGCAAACATCAAACGCTTTCTGCAAACCCGTGAAGACAGCTTTTTCAAGGCGCGCCTGCGCGGTGCCTGGTTGGACAAATTGGCTGGCAGTCAACAATGGCAGCAGTATCTGGAGTTTTATCAAGTGCCTCAGTCGGCTGCACGTGAATGTCATTATGCCCGGGCATTAATCGCTACCAATCAACAACAGGCTGCTGCTGAGGCATTCGAAAAACTCTGGCTGGTTGCCGCATCCCAGGACAAGGCATGTGATGCTGTTTTTCATCACGCAGAACAACGTGGCTGGTTAACAGATGAGTTACGCTGGCAACGGCTGCTACTGGCATTACGCAACCAGCAATTTGCTCTGGCAAACTATCTTGCCAAAACAGTAAAACAAAGTGCAACCGCCCAGGCCTGGACCAAGCGCTGGGAAGATATTCATAAAAACCCTGTCAGTTTGCTGTCTCAGTTACCGGCCCCGGCCCCCGCTCAGGGAGTCTCTCTGGCACAGGATGTTGCTATGGCCAGGGAAATTATTGTTTATGGCCTGAAACGTTTAGCCAGAAATGATCCCGCTAAAGCCCACTATCACTGGACACGCCTGGAAAACAGTTATCAGTTCTCTACTGATGAACGCCATGATATTCAGGGCAGCATTGGACTTTGGGCCGCGTTGGATCGTGACGATAAAGCACTTTATTATTACGGTGACACACCAAATCATCCATGGCGGGTTCGTGCAGCCTTATGGCAGCAAAACTGGCCTGAAGTACAAAAAGCTATTGCCAGCCTGGATGAACACACACGTCAGGAAGCACGCTGGCAATACTGGCTTGCCAGAAGTATGGCCGAGTTAGGCGAGCGGACTGAAGCCGAAGCGATATGGCGCACCCTGGTGGATGAGCGTGATTATTATGCCTTTCTTGCAGCAGATAAAGTTGATGCTGAATATGCGATGAATCACCACCCTATTGTCGCCGAGCCCGAATACCGCAATTCCATTATCACCATGGAAAGCGTTCAACGTATGCGTGAATTTTACCTGCAGGACGAATTACTTGATGCCCGACGTGAAGCCTATTTTCTGCAACAGACTTTAACCCCTCGCGAACTGCAGATTGTTGCCACGGAAACCCATAAGTGGGGCTGGCATAATCAAACCATTGCCCTGTTAGGCACTGCCCGCTACTGGGATGCATTGGATTTACGTTTTCCAGTGCTTTATGACACTGAAATGCGGCAGGCCAGTGCTGATGTAGGAGTAGATGCTTCGTGGTTACTTGCCATTGCCCGGCAGGAAAGTGCTTTTAATCCCAGAGCGCGCTCACATGCTGGCGCAATGGGGTTGATGCAAGTCATGCCCGCCACCGGTAAGCAGGTTGGACGCTGGCTGAATAAGCCTTTAAAGCAGGATTCTGAGCTTTATCATCCACCGCGTAATATTGAGATGGGAAGCTTTTATATCCGTCGTATGCAGGATCAATTTCAAAACAATCCAATACTGGCCACCGCGGCTTATAATGCCGGGCCTCATCGTGTTTCACGCTGGTTACCGGAACAAACCATGCCGGCCGATATCTGGGTAGAGAACATTCCATTTACCGAAACACGTCGCTATGTTCGCACGGTGTTCAGTTATGCTGCCACCTATGACTTTCAAAGAAAACAGACTATCAAGCGAATGTCGGAACGTATGCCAGCAGTACGTCCCAAAAACCCTTAA
- a CDS encoding multifunctional CCA addition/repair protein, which translates to MQIYKVGGCVRDRLLGRPVKDKDWVVVGSTADEMLAQGFRPVGKDFPVFLHPKTHEEYALARTERKTAPGYHGFEIHASPEVTLEEDLARRDLTINAMAEDDDGNVIDPFDGQTDLHNKTLRHVSNAFVEDPVRVLRMARFAARFGFQVADETKLLIHQMIANGELEHLVAERVWQELEKALLSNQPSLFFICLREVGALKTLFPEIDRLFGVPQHSQWHPEVDAGVHVMLVLDQAARLTDDLAVRFAVVCHDLGKGTTPADILPGHKGHEQRSIALTHALCERLRVPREISSLALKVAEFHTHCHLLFELSSCEVLNVIEGLDAFRKPQRLSQYLLACEADFRGRPGYENADMPEKAAFQACFDAASKVSAAAFVNEGLKGPAIASAMADQRCRIIEQMLKPFRKNTGGTAS; encoded by the coding sequence ATGCAAATATATAAAGTAGGTGGCTGTGTTCGGGATCGCTTACTGGGACGGCCGGTAAAAGATAAAGACTGGGTTGTTGTGGGCAGCACTGCCGATGAAATGCTGGCTCAGGGATTTCGTCCCGTGGGCAAAGACTTCCCTGTCTTTCTGCATCCCAAAACCCATGAAGAATACGCACTTGCCCGTACAGAACGAAAAACGGCGCCGGGCTACCATGGTTTTGAAATTCACGCCTCACCAGAGGTGACTTTAGAAGAAGATCTGGCACGTCGGGATCTGACTATCAACGCCATGGCTGAAGATGACGATGGCAATGTCATCGATCCATTTGATGGGCAAACCGATCTGCACAACAAGACTTTACGCCATGTATCCAATGCCTTTGTTGAAGATCCAGTCAGGGTATTGCGTATGGCAAGGTTTGCTGCCCGCTTCGGTTTTCAGGTGGCTGATGAGACCAAACTATTAATTCACCAGATGATAGCCAATGGTGAACTGGAGCATCTTGTCGCCGAGCGCGTATGGCAGGAGCTGGAAAAAGCGTTATTAAGCAATCAACCCTCTTTATTTTTTATCTGTTTAAGAGAAGTCGGCGCTTTAAAAACGCTGTTTCCAGAAATTGATCGGCTGTTTGGTGTTCCACAACATTCTCAATGGCATCCCGAAGTGGATGCCGGTGTACATGTGATGCTGGTGCTGGATCAAGCCGCCAGACTGACTGATGATCTGGCCGTGCGTTTTGCGGTGGTATGTCATGATCTGGGCAAAGGAACGACCCCTGCCGACATTTTGCCAGGTCATAAAGGGCACGAACAACGCAGTATCGCATTAACCCATGCGTTATGTGAACGGTTACGTGTACCCCGCGAAATCAGCAGTCTGGCACTGAAAGTCGCTGAATTTCACACCCATTGCCATTTACTTTTTGAATTATCATCGTGTGAAGTATTAAACGTAATAGAAGGGCTTGATGCGTTTCGCAAACCGCAACGATTGTCACAATATCTCTTGGCTTGTGAGGCCGACTTTCGAGGACGTCCTGGTTACGAAAACGCTGATATGCCCGAAAAAGCCGCTTTTCAGGCCTGTTTTGATGCTGCATCAAAGGTAAGCGCAGCAGCTTTTGTTAATGAGGGACTCAAGGGTCCGGCGATTGCCTCGGCCATGGCAGATCAGCGTTGCAGGATAATCGAGCAAATGCTTAAACCATTTCGTAAAAACACCGGTGGAACAGCTAGCTGA